In the genome of Augochlora pura isolate Apur16 chromosome 8, APUR_v2.2.1, whole genome shotgun sequence, one region contains:
- the Sec16 gene encoding endoplasmic reticulum export factor secretory 16 isoform X1, whose product MSNPYRARPARSKVDHNLGYGAHNQNMWNPISRVQPDISSSDSMQQQTAVMNQSKQTADPWNNLWNWDFDKQANNQQQQQQPPQQDQQPQQHYAPPYKNQGQVTSNSVQDHYYQNVNGNKTDLINQNIMPDGNMHGTTSNKQPISNHSDSYPSYMNYPYQQYPPPPRPISEKSASLDYDRSQWTNEPQPQTVPYPPQKSSAQSQEDQAGYPFLAGSNYNWHKPGQTNSMPPNNWQNKAATDWQDPEMDTSIKSFDDMGNQCPPSSLQRSRSYPRPPAAPENTKIEHSTNDANSWPNQMNVSAFPWGKPNYESVQPNQGQQTQNSSINDFSSWSQPTSTDPLQQWKHTNESHSSQWLQEQRDNNNLAEENMKPDNAGVVSSNDWQPNRTVPPHYSLPNMPPPVESGIEPEERKKSIPALISKDPAMHAKTNVSKTQLSDSRLNMSSTPETVSTVASSENVSVQENNEFNSVGDLADWGKNVLPDELPTKLEQMSLGPKTSKLLEHQNESSETPISVASGDVWNQSTTSHNSTADQIPVAPSDYPGTVSELPHSIDNQAVVNQEHSAQSGNQAASLAPIDNVVQSGYDQWYKQNTLPRSDCSTTFFKDWIAEQNVENYEIIQQPAEFVNLEVVTPSLQERDIYGSRDSINKETLDNDPKPVVNPVKEAVSTRDFRLEVNNVEVPTAQQPTRSLPPLQPEQVPDNYEFASNDRNTFLETGELTDSHQEHEPTPPSQDDENDEVPNDIPFLREVPGQSSSIDPRRNDPTGQEQYVQSAQRLSDPRRNDPSGQEQGLQLRNIADRSERRDIPPGQERSVSLLSRSDSDTLERRNDPSGRERSLPPQQSRNDPSGEERQQSQPQIMLEPSETREVPGRGNEPEEPNQQTDENLRQIPGGASPNEVIQSLDDRPNGRVVTGSQEVPSASSAISDQVSDSRSKREEAVGASIRDAQGASSSSNRRDSYDENDEGSGNSREDSRERRRDSSSERRRYEYERKNYYDREREYDDDYYYDRRRGAETDRSYNSRDEFDRREMPYREDDRKHPSRDDLDRHAREDLERRNKPKDDLDERDSRRRPDDRRRDRGEDVRRREREIRDYDPRHPRDRDYLDRDRRRDDRRPRRYDDFDVRDPYYDDPYSRGSRPSSRSSYNDRDRAYYMRSREHYYGYNGYPGYDYGVHYASNYYAYIENLRRTNPAAYSEWYHKYYANQHQQQLVSRGVSNYPEDRASVHSGRSSCDDRTTGEKRTLGDTSVLEDSTSASARMTPTKFSTSHAYGYFSIGSLIHVLPSYPTDGERAKVEILKLDNLLSHDPVTRDLRAYPGPLIKQVGVTHKKTIIEYCENKIKKAAANEEMIDRASYILLYELMIILIQQNGNVVGVDIAALLLRNKETYPYELNKKSQDSGRRESVISQRSGLAGDGFQGSQESSAVASEKLEIKPRKSIEQITDEFRNTLLYGLVQEALEYAMTEGLWGHALFLASKLDKRTHASVMTRFANSLPYHDPLQTLYQLHSGRVPAVVTGISDPRWDDWRPHLAMIICNTSNPEINRRSITTLGDTLSARGDIHAAHFCYILSQVDFGAYEASNVKLVLIGANHHKPYKTFLTTEAVMLTEIYEYARNLSEPGFTLVDLQTFKFDLALKMMDHGLIEKALLYIEQIAVNITNEPSKYKKSFICAVYNLGDRIKYHDPVYKDSTDEAVTLAWFDNLAEIVSKCYSGEIVENDTYGSQAKQESYSSMQNQDMYEMKHPQQQLQQQQQAQLWNPPQPDYREGPTSMMEIPSTDAQSEWQPLSLPSNMPDTYDQSIQYSRNNEESYQQPQQQDYWNQDSYYQNNYGRNDSTVNNWQQQSTGGPYPPEQGDTDNSQLQENWNYEAEREDKTATPEVSNYALTADSNIGPDEWSLDGTNISSLRRRKILSDSLAKPQIDSRSSESNIIGSSSSSVSNPYRSSKLEETKSTKPPKMITYPKITATYPKLLPSNKLSSRDVKKIKKIDGRYVKPPSSQPPVFLKCKVKKKSDHDNDNSVPNDPEPLINEDSLTSPAATTDLDVQFTEVSLESISKLDSRVGRGSPRPPDTDSQTLKQYCNFEDKKVMRVAPHIRRKDVICDTVDAWSYSNPAQNSSEFFRYKPLVFGGTYPIDLPVRPVRSDLNLAELTEFPVEKSIIKTYDIDVPTNCE is encoded by the exons ATGAGT AACCCCTATAGAGCTAGACCTGCAAGGTCTAAAGTAGACCATAATTTAGGATATGGAGCCCATAATCAAAATATGTGGAATCCGATATCGAGAGTCCAACCAGATATATCATCCAGTGATTCCATGCAACAACAAACCGCGGTTATGAATCAGTCAAAACAGACTGCTGATCCTTGGAATAATTTATGGAATTGGGACTTTGATAAGCAGGCGAATAatcagcaacaacaacagcaacctCCTCAACAAGATCAACAACCACAACAGCATTACGCACCGCCATATAAAAATCAAGGACAGGTGACATCCAATTCTGTTCAGgatcattattatcaaaatgttAATGGCAATAAAACTGATTTGATTAATCAGAATATTATGCCGGATGGAAATATGCATGGAACAACTAGTAACAAACAACCAATTTCAAACCATTCGGATTCCTATCCATCTTATATGAATTATCCATACCAACAATACCCGCCGCCGCCTAGACctatttctgaaaaatctgCATCTTTGGATTACGATCGTTCTCAGTGGACAAACGAGCCTCAGCCACAAACTGTTCCATATCCGCCACAAAAGTCCTCTGCACAAAGTCAGGAGGATCAAGCAGGATATCCTTTTTTAGCTGGTAGCAATTATAATTGGCACAAGCCGGGTCAAACGAATTCAATGCCTCCAAATAATTGGCAGAACAAAGCAGCGACCGATTGGCAGGATCCAGAAATGGATACAAGCATAAAAAGCTTTGATGATATGGGTAATCAATGTCCACCGTCGTCGCTACAACGAAGTAGGTCGTATCCGCGGCCTCCAGCCGCGCCGGAGAACACAAAGATAGAACATTCCACAAACGATGCGAATAGTTGGCCAAATCAAATGAACGTGTCGGCGTTTCCATGGGGCAAACCAAATTATGAGTCTGTACAGCCGAATCAAGGACAACAGACACAAAATTCTAGTATTAATGATTTCAGTTCCTGGTCTCAGCCGACAAGCACGGATCCTCTGCAGCAGTGGAAGCATACAAACGAGTCGCATAGTAGCCAATGGTTGCAAGAGCAACGGGACAACAATAACTTGGCAGAAGAGAATATGAAGCCAGATAATGCTGGTGTTGTTTCTTCAAATGATTGGCAACCAAATCGTACAGTACCACCTCACTATTCGCTACCGAACATGCCTCCGCCTGTAGAATCTGGCATAGAGCcggaagagaggaagaaatcTATACCCGCGTTAATCTCGAAAGATCCTGCAATGCATGCAAAAACAAATGTCTCGAAGACTCAGTTATCTGACTCTCGATTGAACATGTCGTCCACTCCAGAAACTGTATCCACCGTTGCGAGTTCAGAAAATGTTTCCGTGCAAGAGAACAATGAGTTCAATTCGGTGGGTGACTTAGCAGACTGGGGAAAGAATGTTTTACCAGACGAACTGCCTACAAAATTAGAACAGATGAGCCTTGGCCCCAAGACTAGCAAACTTCTGGAACATCAGAACGAATCCTCCGAAACTCCGATTTCTGTTGCATCCGGCGATGTATGGAACCAAAGCACGACTTCCCATAATTCCACCGCAGATCAGATTCCCGTAGCGCCTTCGGACTATCCTGGTACTGTTTCTGAGCTTCCCCATTCCATTGATAATCAGGCAGTGGTAAATCAAGAACATTCTGCACAAAGTGGAAATCAGGCAGCGAGCCTTGCACCAATAGACAATGTGGTGCAAAGTGGATACGACCAATGGTACAAACAGAACACGCTACCGCGTTCTGATTGTTCTACCACATTTTTCAAGGATTGGATCGCTGAGCAGAACGTCGAGAATTATGAGATAATTCAACAGCCTgcagaatttgttaatttggAGGTAGTCACGCCATCGTTGCAGGAACGCGATATCTACGGGTCGAgggattcgataaataaagaaacgttGGATAACGATCCAAAACCGGTTGTTAATCCTGTTAAGGAGGCTGTCAGCACGCGCGATTTTCGGCTAGAGGTGAATAACGTCGAGGTGCCTACTGCTCAACAACCGACGCGGTCTCTTCCACCTCTCCAACCGGAACAA GTACCCGACAATTATGAGTTCGCGTCGAACGATAGGAATACGTTCTTGGAGACTGGAGAGCTGACAGACTCACATCAGGAGCACGAGCCGACTCCACCGAGCCAAGATGATGAAAACGATGAAGTGCCTAATGATATTCCTTTCCTGCGAGAGGTACCAGGTCAATCGAGCTCCATAGACCCACGCCGAAACGATCCAACTGGCCAGGAGCAGTACGTCCAGTCTGCTCAGAGGCTATCGGATCCAAGGAGGAACGATCCCTCGGGTCAGGAGCAGGGACTGCAATTGAGGAACATCGCTGATAGATCCGAACGGCGGGATATTCCTCCTGGTCAGGAGAGAAGCGTTTCTCTGCTCTCGCGATCAGACTCGGACACGTTGGAACGTCGAAACGATCCATCTGGTAGAGAACGCTCGTTGCCTCCTCAACAATCTCGGAACGATCCTTCTGGAGAGGAGAGGCAGCAGTCGCAACCTCAGATCATGTTAGAACCCAGTGAGACACGGGAAGTTCCTGGTAGGGGCAACGAACCCGAAGAGCCTAATCAGCAAACAGATGAGAATCTTAGGCAGATACCCGGAGGTGCATCTCCCAACGAGGTTATCCAGTCCTTGGACGATAGACCTAATGGAAGAGTAGTCACAGGGTCTCAGGAAGTTCCTTCTGCGAGCT CTGCTATATCGGATCAAGTTAGTGATTCGAGAAGTAAGCGAGAGGAAGCTGTTGGAGCATCTATACGCGATGCCCAAGGAGCTTCCAGTTCCTCAAATCGCAGAGACTCGTACGATGAAAATGATGAAGGATCCGGGAACAGCAGGGAAGACAGTAGGGAAAGGCGACGTGACAGCAGCTCGGAACGAAGACGATACGAATATGAACGAAAGAATTATTACGATCGTGAACGAGAATACGACGACGACTATTATTATGACCGTCGTCGCGGTGCAGAGACCGATCGATCCTACAATAGTCGCGACGAATTCGATCGTCGAGAAATGCCTTACAGGGAGGACGATCGGAAGCATCCTAGTAGGGACGATTTGGATAGACACGCCCGAGAAGATTTGGAAAGGAGGAACAAACCTAAAGACGATCTCGATGAACGGGACAGTAGGAGACGACCCGACGACCGTAGACGAGATAGGGGCGAGGATGTACGTCGTAGAGAAAGGGAGATCCGGGATTACGATCCCCGGCATCCTAGAGACCGGGATTATCTAGATCGAGATAGAAGAAGGGACGATAGACGACCGAGACGATACGATGACTTCGATGTCAGAGATCCTTATTACGATGATCCGTATAGTAGGGG GTCTAGACCATCCAGTAGGTCATCCTATAACGATAGAGATCGAGCTTACTATATGAGGTCGAGGGAACATTACTATGGTTACAATG GTTACCCTGGATATGATTATGGTGTTCATTATGCTAGTAATTATTACGCGTACATAGAGAATTTACGACGGACGAATCCTGCTGCCTATTCGGAATGGTATCACAAGTATTATGCCAATCAGCATCAGCAACAGCTTGTGTCCCGTGGAGTCAGTAATTATCCAGAAGATAGGGCCAGCGTTCACTCGGGTCGTAGCTCTTGCGACGATAG AACAACCGGTGAGAAACGTACTTTAGGCGACACATCTGTGCTTGAGGACTCGACGAGTGCTTCGGCAAGGATGACACCTACTAAGTTTTCAACTTCCCATGCATACG GATATTTCTCGATCGGTTCGTTGATTCATGTGCTTCCATCTTACCCAACCGATGGTGAAAGAGCCAAAGTGGAGATTCTTAAATTGGACAATCTACTTTCACATGATCCCGTGACGCGTGATTTACGGGCGTATCCTGGACCTTTAATTAAGCAAGt AGGTGTCACTCATAAAAAGACAATTATCGAATACTgcgagaataaaataaaaaaagcagcGGCGAACGAAGAGATGATCGATCGTGCCTCGTACATACTTTTGTATGAATTAATGATCATACTGATTCAGCAGAACGGC AATGTTGTCGGCGTCGACATAGCGGCATTGCTGCTTAGGAACAAGGAAACGTATCCTTACGAATTAAACAAGAAATCGCAGGATTCGGGAAGAAGAGAGTCTGTAATCTCTCAAAGATCGGGACTAGCTGGAGATGGATTTCAAGGTAGTCAAGAAAGTAGTGCGGTTGCTTCAGAGAAACTTGAAATTAAACCGCGGAAAAGCATCGAGCAAATAACAGACGAATTTCGAAATACACTGCTCTACGGTTTAGTTCAAGAAGCGCTGG AGTATGCTATGACTGAGGGACTTTGGGGGCATGCGTTGTTCTTGGCCAGTAAGCTGGACAAACGCACTCACGCATCGGTGATGACACGATTTGCCAATAGTTTACCGTATCATGACCCATTGCAAACACTGTACCAACTGCATTCTGGTCGTGTACCTGCCGTCGTCACCGGTATCTCGGATCCGCGCTGGGATGATTGGAGACCCCATTTAGCTATGATCATTTGCAACACTTCTAACCCTGAAATTAACCGTCGCTCTATCACAACTCTCGGGGACACACTTTCCGCGCGAGGAGACATTCACGCTGCCCACTTCTGCTACATCCTCTCGCAAGTCGACTTCGGGGCCTATGAAGCTAGCAATGTGAAGCTAGTGCTAATCGGTGCAAATCACCATAAGCCTTACAAGACGTTCCTTACGACGGAAGCGGTGATGCTTACAGAAATCTACGAATACGCAAGAAACCTCAGCGAGCCAGGATTTACGTTGGTCGATCTGCAGACCTTCAAGTTTGATCTGGCGTTGAAGATGATGGATCATGGACTGATTGAAAAAGCGTTATTGTACATAGAACAAATTGCGGTGAATATCACCAATGAGCCGTCGAAATACAAGAAGTCGTTCATCTGCGCGGTGTACAATCTTGGGGACAGGATCAAGTATCATGACCCAGTTTACAAAGACTCCACCGACGAAGCTGTAACTTTAGCTTGGTTCGATAATTTAGCTGAAATTGTTAGCAAATGCTAT tCTGGCGAAATAGTTGAAAACGATACCTATGGGTCACAAGCGAAGCAGGAGTCATACAGTAGTATGCAGAATCAGGACATGTATGAGATGAAGCACCCGCAACAGCAACtacaacagcaacagcaagCCCAACTTTGGAATCCTCCTCAACCGGATTACAGAGAGGGACCAACGTCGATGATGGAGATTCCCTCGACTGATGCGCAATCAGAATGGCAACCTTTATCATTGCCATCCAATATGCCGGACACATACGACCAATCCATTCAATATTCGAGAAACAATGAGGAATCCTATCAACAGCCGCAGCAACAAGATTACTGGAACCAAGACTCCTATTATCAGAATAATTATGGCAGAAACGACAGTACTGTTAACAACTGGCAACAGCAATCAACAGGTGGACCATATCCCCCGGAACAAGGTGACACCGACAATTCTCAGCTGCAGGAAAACTGGAACTATGAG GCGGAAAGAGAAGATAAAACAGCAACTCCTGAAGTAAGTAATTACGCGCTCACTGCGGATAGTAATATCGGTCCTGACGAGTGGTCGTTGGACGGGACCAACATTAGCTCGTTACGTCGACGCAAAATATTAAGCGATTCGCTAGCGAAACCACAAATCGATTCCCGTTCCTCCGAATCGAATATTATAGGTAGCTCATCGTCGTCGGTTTCGAATCCCTATCGGTCAAGCAAGTTAGAGGAGACCAAGTCCACGAAACCTCCGAAAATGATCACCTATCCAAAGATCACGGCGACCTATCCAAAACTTTTGCCGAGCAACAAACTTTCTTCGAGAGACGTGAAAAAGATTAAGAAGATAGATGGTAGATACGTGAAGCCGCCCTCCTCGCAACCGCCTGTGTTCTTGAAATGCAAAGTCAAAAAGAAGTCGGACCACGATAACGATAATTCAGTACCGAACGATCCGGAGCCTTTAATTAACGAAGATAGTTTAACTTCACCGGCGGCCACCACCGATTTAGACGTACAGTTCACAGAGGTCAGCTTGGAGTCGATCTCCAAACTGGACTCGCGGGTAGGAAGAGGATCGCCCCGGCCTCCCGATACCGATAGTCAGACTTTGAAACAGTACTGTAACTTCGAGGACAAAAAGGTCATGAGAGTAGCCCCCCACATCCGCAGGAAAGACGTGATTTGTGACACGGTAGATGCGTGGTCCTACTCGAACCCCGCACAGAATTCCTCAGAATTTTTTCGGTACAAGCCGCTTGTCTTCGGCGGAACCTATCCGATAGATTTGCCGGTTAGGCCTGTTCGAAGTGATCTTAACTTGGCCGAGCTTACCGAATTCCCTGTCGAAAAGTCAATCATAAAAACATACGATATCGATGTTCCAACGAATTGTGAGTAG